Proteins found in one Actinomycetota bacterium genomic segment:
- a CDS encoding helix-turn-helix domain-containing protein, giving the protein MATERRAGKSRRSTGARPDDVAPSPPTLARVIENLGPEVVELLAAPHGLDVPVAEIVIHDPVGGTPVAANDLVLGVGAGPGLDRATSVVLEGAECGASAVALKLDEHASGPLTEIANESGVALLRVPPELRWDQLYTLIRTSIASSGEPAAGAVGAVPVGDLFALANAVAAMVGGPVTIEDPQSRVLAYSSLDEPVDEPRRQTILGRRIPEPWMKRIRQAGVFERMWSTDEVVRFDGWESEGLRPRIVTAVRAGGEVLGSIWVQEGSRPLTASDEAALREASRIAALHLIRHRTGRDIERRMRGDALRSILEGRGPVDVVASRLSLPVGGCYTVVAFESDSADEADTAVRTERLTDIVSLYSEAFDRRAVAATIGRTVYGLLPSGESTGRTRLVGVANEAVTRARTTLKVGVRAGVGSTVNDLRSVPHSRWEADQILRVLAAGHPCEVGDIEDLRPHTILVELRDMASDRPHLRLGKVGVLVEHDRVHGTDYVATLRAYLDSFGDIPAASARIGVHPNTFRYRIRRLAELSRLSLDEPEERLVAELQLRLL; this is encoded by the coding sequence GTGGCGACGGAACGCCGCGCAGGCAAGTCCAGGCGCTCGACGGGTGCTCGTCCGGACGACGTCGCCCCGTCGCCCCCCACCCTCGCCCGCGTCATCGAGAACCTGGGGCCGGAGGTCGTGGAGCTCCTGGCCGCCCCCCACGGGCTGGACGTGCCGGTGGCCGAGATCGTGATCCACGACCCAGTGGGCGGTACACCGGTGGCGGCCAACGACCTGGTGCTCGGGGTCGGCGCCGGACCCGGCCTCGACCGGGCCACGTCGGTCGTCCTCGAGGGAGCCGAGTGCGGCGCCTCGGCGGTGGCGTTGAAGCTGGACGAGCATGCGTCCGGACCGCTGACCGAGATCGCGAACGAGTCGGGGGTGGCGCTGCTGAGGGTGCCGCCCGAGCTGCGATGGGACCAGCTCTACACGCTGATCAGGACGTCGATCGCGTCGAGCGGCGAGCCCGCTGCCGGGGCGGTCGGCGCCGTGCCCGTCGGGGACCTGTTCGCCCTCGCCAACGCCGTCGCGGCGATGGTCGGCGGACCGGTGACGATCGAGGATCCCCAGTCGCGCGTCCTGGCCTACTCGAGCCTCGACGAACCCGTCGACGAGCCGCGCCGCCAGACCATCCTCGGCCGGCGGATCCCCGAGCCCTGGATGAAGCGGATCCGCCAGGCAGGCGTGTTCGAGCGGATGTGGAGCACCGACGAGGTCGTCCGCTTCGACGGGTGGGAGAGCGAGGGGCTGCGTCCGCGGATAGTCACCGCCGTGCGCGCGGGAGGCGAGGTGCTGGGCTCGATATGGGTGCAGGAGGGCTCGCGCCCGCTCACGGCGTCGGACGAGGCGGCCTTGCGGGAGGCGTCGAGGATCGCCGCTCTGCACCTGATCCGCCATCGGACGGGCCGCGACATCGAGCGCCGCATGCGGGGAGACGCGCTGCGTTCCATCCTCGAGGGCCGCGGACCCGTCGACGTCGTCGCCTCCCGCCTCTCCCTCCCCGTCGGCGGCTGCTACACGGTGGTCGCGTTCGAGTCGGACTCGGCCGACGAGGCGGACACCGCCGTCCGGACGGAGCGCCTCACCGACATCGTCTCCCTCTACAGCGAGGCGTTCGACCGTCGCGCGGTGGCGGCGACCATCGGCCGGACCGTCTACGGGCTGCTGCCGTCGGGGGAGAGCACCGGCCGCACCCGCCTCGTCGGGGTGGCCAACGAGGCGGTCACCCGGGCGCGCACGACCTTGAAGGTGGGGGTCCGGGCCGGGGTCGGGTCGACCGTGAACGACCTGCGGTCCGTGCCTCACTCCCGGTGGGAGGCCGACCAGATCCTGCGCGTGCTCGCTGCCGGCCACCCGTGCGAGGTCGGCGATATAGAGGACCTGCGTCCGCACACCATCCTCGTCGAGCTCCGGGACATGGCTTCGGACCGCCCGCATCTCCGCCTGGGGAAGGTGGGCGTGCTCGTCGAGCACGACCGGGTGCACGGAACCGATTACGTGGCGACGCTCCGCGCCTACCTCGACTCGTTCGGCGACATCCCCGCCGCGTCCGCCCGGATAGGGGTCCATCCGAACACCTTCCGGTACCGGATCCGGAGGCTGGCCGAGCTGTCCCGGCTCTCGCTCGACGAGCCCGAGGAGCGCCTGGTGGCCGAGCTCCAGCTCAGGCTGCTCTGA